The Thomasclavelia ramosa DSM 1402 genome includes a region encoding these proteins:
- a CDS encoding LysR family transcriptional regulator, with protein MNLNQINYFLAICKTMNFTKAAHNLYIANCSYKTDTIIRN; from the coding sequence ATGAATCTTAATCAAATAAATTATTTTTTAGCAATTTGTAAGACAATGAATTTTACTAAAGCAGCACATAATCTATATATCGCAAACTGCAGTTACAAAACAGATACAATTATTAGAAACTGA
- a CDS encoding DUF3021 family protein, producing MNKLKMFKFYMLTTCVSYTFVILLQTLLFHFNHQNMSNELVVMIFIVCVIVNLLINVTHYLELQEWLTNLLSIIEIAFVVCTANYLCGYTNSIIELDNFIGVTFMSVTVYFFVKAVVFMKNNEDAKKINEKLKRNRHRN from the coding sequence ATGAATAAATTAAAAATGTTTAAATTTTATATGTTGACGACTTGTGTATCATATACGTTTGTAATTTTATTGCAAACATTATTATTTCATTTCAATCATCAAAATATGTCTAATGAATTAGTTGTGATGATTTTTATCGTTTGTGTAATCGTAAACTTATTGATAAATGTAACTCATTATTTAGAATTACAGGAGTGGTTAACCAATTTACTTTCAATTATCGAAATAGCTTTTGTAGTCTGTACTGCTAATTATTTATGTGGATATACAAACAGTATTATTGAATTAGATAATTTTATAGGTGTTACATTTATGTCAGTAACTGTTTATTTTTTTGTAAAAGCAGTCGTTTTTATGAAAAATAATGAAGATGCTAAAAAAATAAATGAAAAATTAAAAAGAAACCGCCATCGCAACTAA
- a CDS encoding LytTR family DNA-binding domain-containing protein, translating into MKVLIECEEDNELEVVIRCNKIDDEVRRIISLFEDKHFIIGKLDNRSYQIKIDDIYYLEANEDRAFIYCEDKVYETSLRLYELEDQLDPRLFVRISKSILLNLNKLDNVRALLNGRYEALLINRERLIITRHYVSSFKEKFGM; encoded by the coding sequence ATGAAGGTGCTCATTGAATGTGAGGAAGATAATGAATTAGAAGTAGTAATTCGTTGTAATAAAATTGATGATGAAGTAAGGCGAATTATTTCTTTATTTGAAGATAAACATTTTATTATTGGAAAATTAGACAATCGTAGTTATCAAATTAAAATAGATGATATTTATTATTTAGAAGCAAATGAAGATCGTGCTTTTATTTATTGTGAAGATAAAGTCTATGAAACAAGCCTAAGATTATATGAATTAGAAGATCAATTAGATCCCCGATTGTTTGTAAGAATCAGTAAATCAATATTGCTAAATTTAAACAAATTAGATAATGTAAGAGCTCTATTAAATGGGCGTTATGAAGCGCTATTAATTAATCGTGAAAGGTTAATTATTACACGTCATTATGTAAGCAGTTTTAAGGAAAAATTTGGAATGTAG
- a CDS encoding substrate-binding domain-containing protein: MKIGFLKNLDPQLLVTIFSDFINEFPNIKIELTSYANYQLYHALEQRMIDIALGLSFPKYPDYQKILIKKYSLIVLINKNNPLANQKTVSQEELPNILFDVRKLYYQDNYPEFEGNLLKIACNQGCAILHAFTKDNCYNDYLKAIPLTPLSEKSVYLIYDQDNYNPLISNFINYLKTTSILNHKNYFLSY, from the coding sequence ATTAAAATTGGTTTTCTTAAAAATTTAGATCCTCAATTATTGGTTACTATATTTTCTGATTTTATAAACGAATTTCCTAATATAAAAATAGAATTAACAAGCTATGCAAATTATCAATTATATCATGCGCTTGAACAAAGGATGATAGATATAGCCCTAGGATTATCATTTCCTAAATATCCTGACTATCAAAAAATATTAATAAAAAAATATTCTTTAATAGTATTAATAAATAAAAATAACCCCTTAGCTAATCAAAAAACTGTTAGCCAAGAGGAGCTTCCAAATATTTTATTTGATGTTAGAAAATTATACTATCAAGACAATTATCCTGAGTTTGAAGGGAATTTATTGAAGATTGCCTGTAATCAAGGTTGCGCAATTTTGCATGCCTTTACAAAAGATAATTGCTATAACGATTATCTTAAAGCTATTCCCTTAACACCATTAAGTGAAAAAAGTGTTTATCTAATCTATGATCAAGATAATTATAATCCACTGATCAGTAATTTTATTAATTATTTAAAAACTACTTCGATATTAAATCATAAAAACTATTTTTTATCTTACTGA
- a CDS encoding TetR/AcrR family transcriptional regulator, with protein sequence MQIKKEDLKNDIIEAAKVEFLHHGYEGASMRIIASKSHTTLGNLYNYFTNKEELLGAVLEPSIKSLNKLVEVHLNEEIQVHSLEEVDEALDQFGDFFEESDFRYIMDERLIILFELKTTEYKEKRDWFLLKFKQHMAWHLNIEDINSPYIDIITNMFIDCIKHVLVSHDNLEMQKQEFLKVFKMLCTGIVVNEEK encoded by the coding sequence ATGCAGATAAAAAAAGAAGATTTAAAGAATGATATTATTGAAGCTGCTAAAGTGGAATTTTTGCATCATGGCTACGAAGGGGCTTCAATGAGAATAATTGCTAGTAAATCACATACCACCTTGGGAAATTTATATAATTATTTTACTAATAAAGAAGAATTATTAGGAGCTGTATTAGAGCCATCAATTAAGTCATTAAATAAGTTAGTTGAGGTTCATCTAAATGAAGAAATTCAAGTTCATTCACTAGAAGAGGTTGATGAAGCACTTGATCAATTTGGAGATTTTTTTGAAGAAAGTGATTTTCGATATATAATGGATGAACGATTAATTATCCTTTTTGAATTAAAAACGACGGAATATAAAGAAAAAAGGGATTGGTTTCTTTTAAAATTTAAGCAACATATGGCATGGCATCTTAATATTGAAGATATCAATTCGCCGTATATTGATATTATTACAAATATGTTTATTGATTGTATTAAGCATGTATTAGTAAGTCATGATAATCTTGAAATGCAAAAACAAGAATTTTTAAAAGTTTTCAAAATGTTGTGTACAGGCATTGTTGTTAACGAAGAAAAATAA
- a CDS encoding Cof-type HAD-IIB family hydrolase translates to MKTLYISDLDGTLLNSQGKISDYSIKTINNLINEGMIFTYATARSLVSASPVTRGLIKNLPLIIYNGTFIVNGETGKLLHKNIFNSKQVAHIKAIMEKNQLKPMVYALVNEKERVTIINESLHEGVKYYLSKRKTDYRINLTLDYLSLYEGEVFYFTIIGDYDNLRPAYESLKDDLDYNITFQQEIYRKEYWLEIMPKSASKASAILKLKELLNCDKIVSFGDAINDLPMFAISDQSYAMANAVTSLKQQATAVIKSNDEDGVAHWLKEHVINTK, encoded by the coding sequence ATGAAAACTCTTTATATAAGTGATTTAGATGGAACGCTATTGAATAGCCAAGGAAAAATTAGTGATTACAGTATTAAAACAATTAATAACTTAATTAATGAGGGAATGATTTTTACATATGCTACTGCTCGTTCTCTAGTTTCCGCTTCACCAGTAACAAGAGGATTAATCAAAAATCTTCCTTTGATAATCTATAATGGTACATTTATTGTCAATGGCGAAACTGGAAAACTGCTTCATAAGAATATTTTTAATTCAAAACAAGTAGCGCATATAAAAGCAATAATGGAAAAAAACCAATTAAAACCTATGGTATATGCACTAGTAAATGAAAAAGAACGAGTAACGATAATAAATGAAAGCCTTCATGAAGGGGTAAAATATTATCTTAGTAAGCGTAAAACCGATTATCGAATTAATTTAACATTAGATTACTTATCTTTGTATGAGGGTGAAGTTTTCTATTTTACCATAATTGGAGATTATGATAATCTTCGACCAGCTTATGAAAGTTTAAAGGATGATTTAGATTATAATATTACTTTTCAACAAGAAATATATCGTAAAGAATACTGGCTAGAAATTATGCCTAAAAGTGCCTCTAAAGCAAGTGCTATTTTAAAGTTGAAAGAACTTTTAAACTGTGACAAGATAGTTAGTTTTGGTGATGCAATCAACGATTTGCCAATGTTTGCAATATCTGATCAAAGTTATGCAATGGCTAATGCAGTAACCTCTTTAAAACAACAAGCTACAGCAGTTATCAAAAGTAATGATGAAGATGGTGTTGCTCACTGGCTTAAGGAGCATGTTATAAACACTAAATAA
- a CDS encoding ABC transporter ATP-binding protein produces MIKFEEVSKIYQNGNKKIYALNKVSFTINKGEFVIILGPSGAGKSTLLNILGGIDRLDEGKIIIDNEVISNKNENELSDYRAHQVGFIFQFYNLIPTLTVYENVALMKELKKDIMPVDNVLDQVGLLVHKKKFPHQLSGGEQQRVSIARAVVKNPEILLCDEPTGALDSDTGAKVLKLLHDMCKEYHKTTIIVTHNTNLQAIADKVIRVKNGQINTITTNSHPLDVMEVEW; encoded by the coding sequence ATGATTAAATTTGAAGAAGTATCAAAGATTTATCAAAATGGAAATAAAAAAATTTATGCTTTAAATAAGGTTTCTTTTACGATTAATAAAGGTGAATTTGTCATTATCTTAGGACCGAGTGGGGCAGGGAAAAGTACTTTATTAAATATTTTAGGGGGAATTGATCGTCTTGATGAAGGAAAAATAATTATTGATAATGAAGTAATTTCGAATAAAAATGAAAATGAATTATCAGATTATCGAGCTCATCAAGTAGGATTTATATTTCAATTTTATAATTTAATTCCAACACTGACGGTTTATGAAAATGTAGCCTTGATGAAGGAACTAAAAAAAGATATTATGCCAGTTGATAACGTTTTAGATCAAGTAGGACTATTAGTGCATAAGAAAAAATTTCCTCATCAGTTATCTGGGGGAGAACAACAGCGAGTTTCAATTGCTCGAGCAGTGGTCAAAAATCCAGAGATTCTTTTATGTGATGAGCCGACGGGAGCTTTAGATAGTGATACGGGAGCAAAAGTATTGAAGTTATTACATGATATGTGTAAAGAATATCATAAAACAACTATCATTGTTACCCACAATACTAATTTGCAAGCTATCGCTGACAAAGTAATTCGAGTAAAAAATGGTCAAATCAATACAATTACAACAAATTCTCATCCTCTTGATGTGATGGAGGTGGAATGGTAA
- the serS gene encoding serine--tRNA ligase, with the protein MIDIAILRENPTLVKENMKKKFQDDKIGLVDEAYKLDKDYREVLTKASELRSKRNKLSKEIGQFMREGNKDAAENNKKQVSAMADELAKLEDLETQYGSELKAIMMKIPNFIDESVPLGKDDSENVEITKYGEPVVPDFEIPYHTEIMENFDGIDMDAAGRVAGQGFYYLMGDIARLHSAILSYARDFMIDRGFTYVIPPYMIRSNVVTGVMSFEEMDSMMYKIEGEDLYLIGTSEHSMIGKFIDNILEEDKLPYTYTSYSPCFRKEKGAHGIEERGVYRIHQFEKQEMIVVCKPEDSKMWFEKLWNNTVDLFRSLDIPVRTLECCSGDLADLKSKSIDVEAWSPRQKKYFEVGSCSNLTDAQARRLNIRINGENGKYFAHTLNNTVVAPPRMLIAFLENNLNEDGSVNIPKALQPYMGGKEKITK; encoded by the coding sequence ATGATTGATATTGCGATATTAAGAGAAAATCCAACCTTAGTTAAAGAAAACATGAAAAAGAAATTTCAAGATGACAAGATTGGATTAGTAGATGAGGCTTACAAATTAGATAAAGATTATCGAGAAGTTTTAACTAAAGCTAGTGAATTGAGAAGTAAACGTAATAAATTATCTAAAGAAATTGGTCAATTTATGCGTGAAGGAAATAAAGATGCGGCTGAAAATAATAAGAAACAAGTAAGTGCAATGGCAGATGAATTAGCTAAATTAGAAGACTTAGAAACTCAATATGGTAGTGAGTTAAAAGCAATTATGATGAAAATTCCTAATTTTATCGATGAATCCGTTCCATTAGGAAAAGATGATAGTGAGAATGTTGAAATTACTAAATATGGGGAACCAGTCGTACCAGATTTTGAAATACCTTATCATACTGAAATAATGGAAAATTTTGATGGTATTGATATGGATGCAGCTGGGAGAGTTGCTGGACAAGGTTTTTATTATTTAATGGGTGATATTGCTCGTTTACATTCTGCAATTTTATCATATGCTCGTGATTTTATGATTGATCGTGGCTTTACATATGTTATTCCGCCATATATGATTCGTAGTAATGTAGTTACTGGTGTTATGAGTTTTGAAGAAATGGATAGCATGATGTATAAAATTGAAGGGGAAGATTTATATTTGATTGGTACTTCTGAACACTCAATGATTGGTAAATTTATTGATAACATTTTAGAAGAAGATAAATTACCATATACGTATACTTCATATTCACCATGTTTTAGAAAAGAAAAAGGGGCTCATGGAATAGAGGAGCGTGGAGTATATCGAATTCACCAATTTGAAAAACAAGAAATGATTGTTGTATGTAAACCTGAAGACAGTAAGATGTGGTTTGAAAAACTATGGAATAATACTGTTGATTTATTTAGATCATTAGATATACCAGTAAGAACTTTAGAATGTTGTTCTGGAGATCTAGCTGATTTGAAATCTAAAAGTATTGATGTTGAAGCTTGGTCACCAAGACAAAAGAAATATTTTGAAGTTGGTTCATGTTCAAATCTAACTGACGCTCAAGCAAGAAGATTAAATATTAGAATTAATGGTGAAAATGGAAAATATTTTGCTCACACTTTAAATAATACAGTAGTTGCACCACCAAGAATGTTGATTGCTTTCCTTGAAAATAACTTAAATGAAGATGGCAGTGTAAATATTCCTAAAGCACTACAACCATATATGGGAGGTAAGGAAAAGATAACTAAATAG
- a CDS encoding ABC transporter permease, with the protein MLFKKMIRDLWKNKVQFGAIFIMMFLGVFIFSGISSEYHGLEVALNNYIKENNLADAWLYQKEFSDSTLNELKKQTDYEQRMYVSTSNKAVDNSNIDLYITDSNKISTLKVVNGKSFNNQDDGIWLDAMYAKKNGYQLNDQITLKYQNFELSKKIIGLVYSPENIYLAKEEQLTPNRQKYGFAYVNNNSFPNTLYHPNQLVLSSKKDISKIVDQLLAGNEYKLILQKDHPSVNMLTGEIAQHRSIGLVFSLAFLFIAVLITITTMHRVLQSQRMQLGILKALGFKKRKLLIHYLSHSTFICLVGSILGYWLGLIIMPALIYPMFEEMYVLPVLTSQPIVLGYLLPIGCTILCMLISFSVCFKYLKMNGATILYSNNLISNSSYSLAWSSNLPFRFQWNIRDIIRNKLRSLMTIFGVLGCTALLFSACGLYDTMTNLTDWNYTKLQNYKYKLNLNDNLNEEQIDYLLNQTKGQTLLESTAKIVIDEQNLDVSLTVLENNDYIKLAQDLSNFKSLKEGIALSKKIADKLDLKVGDIIKWKGNLDHQEYQSKISLIIRTPNIQGITIMKEEYLQTGHQYYPTAIIGSKNQDCLTNLTNISSIQYQQDLLESFDVLLEAMILIIIILVLGAIILGGVILYNLGVLSYLERYYEFSTLKVLGFKDTQIQKILVQQNIWLSMIGILLGLPVGYLLIEYMISTIQDTMDVINFIALPSYLYAILGTLVISWVISKIISLRIKHIDMVSSLKAND; encoded by the coding sequence ATGTTGTTTAAAAAAATGATTCGAGATTTATGGAAAAATAAGGTTCAGTTTGGAGCTATATTTATTATGATGTTTTTAGGTGTTTTTATCTTTTCAGGTATATCTAGTGAATATCATGGACTTGAAGTAGCTTTAAATAACTATATTAAAGAGAATAATTTAGCTGATGCTTGGCTTTACCAAAAGGAATTTAGTGATTCGACTCTTAATGAACTAAAAAAACAGACTGATTATGAACAAAGAATGTATGTCTCTACAAGCAATAAAGCGGTTGATAATAGTAATATTGATCTCTATATTACTGATAGTAATAAAATTTCAACTCTTAAAGTCGTTAATGGTAAATCATTTAATAATCAAGATGATGGTATCTGGCTTGATGCAATGTATGCTAAGAAAAATGGTTATCAGTTAAATGACCAAATAACTTTAAAATATCAGAATTTTGAATTAAGTAAGAAAATTATTGGTTTAGTTTATTCCCCTGAAAATATCTATCTGGCTAAAGAAGAGCAACTGACACCAAATCGTCAAAAATATGGTTTTGCATATGTAAATAATAATAGTTTTCCTAACACTTTATACCATCCGAATCAACTAGTCCTTTCCTCAAAAAAAGACATTAGTAAAATAGTTGATCAATTATTAGCTGGTAATGAATACAAGCTAATTCTCCAAAAAGATCATCCTAGTGTAAATATGTTGACTGGAGAGATTGCCCAGCATCGCTCGATAGGTTTGGTTTTTTCATTAGCTTTTTTATTTATTGCTGTTTTAATTACGATTACAACAATGCATCGGGTTTTGCAAAGTCAACGAATGCAGTTAGGAATTTTAAAAGCATTAGGTTTTAAGAAAAGAAAGCTACTGATCCATTATTTATCACATTCAACATTTATTTGTTTAGTTGGTTCAATATTAGGTTACTGGCTTGGTTTAATAATAATGCCAGCTTTGATTTATCCAATGTTTGAAGAAATGTATGTTTTACCGGTTTTAACTAGCCAACCAATAGTTTTAGGATATTTATTACCAATTGGCTGTACTATATTATGCATGTTAATTAGTTTTTCTGTCTGTTTCAAATATTTAAAAATGAATGGTGCAACAATTCTTTACAGCAATAATTTAATTAGTAATTCAAGTTATTCACTAGCATGGAGCAGTAATCTACCATTTCGATTTCAATGGAATATTCGTGATATTATTCGAAATAAATTACGGAGTCTTATGACTATTTTTGGAGTTTTGGGCTGCACTGCATTATTATTTAGTGCTTGTGGCCTATATGATACAATGACTAATTTGACCGATTGGAATTATACTAAATTACAAAATTATAAATATAAACTTAATTTAAATGATAATCTTAATGAAGAGCAAATTGATTATCTTTTAAACCAGACTAAAGGACAGACATTATTAGAGAGTACAGCTAAAATAGTAATTGATGAACAAAATTTAGATGTTTCGTTAACAGTCTTGGAAAATAATGATTATATCAAACTTGCTCAAGATTTAAGTAATTTTAAATCTTTAAAAGAAGGAATTGCATTATCAAAAAAAATAGCCGATAAGCTTGATTTAAAGGTAGGAGATATAATTAAGTGGAAAGGAAATTTAGATCATCAAGAATATCAATCTAAAATATCTTTAATTATTAGAACCCCGAATATCCAAGGAATTACGATTATGAAAGAAGAATATTTGCAAACTGGTCATCAATACTATCCCACTGCAATCATTGGGAGTAAAAATCAAGATTGCTTGACCAATCTAACAAATATTTCTTCAATCCAGTATCAGCAGGACTTATTAGAAAGTTTTGATGTTTTATTAGAGGCAATGATCCTAATTATTATTATTCTAGTTTTAGGTGCAATTATTTTAGGTGGAGTTATTTTATATAATTTAGGAGTACTGTCTTACTTAGAACGTTATTATGAATTTTCTACATTAAAAGTATTAGGATTTAAAGATACTCAGATTCAAAAAATCTTGGTTCAACAAAATATATGGTTATCAATGATAGGAATTTTATTAGGTTTGCCTGTAGGATATTTATTGATTGAATACATGATATCAACGATTCAAGATACAATGGATGTAATTAATTTCATTGCTTTACCTTCTTACTTATATGCAATTTTAGGCACTTTAGTTATTTCCTGGGTAATAAGTAAAATTATTTCATTAAGGATAAAACATATCGACATGGTTTCTAGTCTAAAAGCAAATGATTAA
- a CDS encoding LysR family transcriptional regulator, protein MIYISQTAVTKQIQLLETELGTKLFNRNNKQIELTEAGRFF, encoded by the coding sequence ATAATCTATATATCGCAAACTGCAGTTACAAAACAGATACAATTATTAGAAACTGAATTAGGAACTAAATTATTTAATCGCAATAATAAACAAATAGAACTGACCGAAGCTGGTAGATTTTTTTAA